From one Geoalkalibacter halelectricus genomic stretch:
- a CDS encoding IS1595 family transposase produces the protein MNEHLDFDSLNSIEFFQRFPDEATCYEYLSIAKWHSSGFICRKCGHNKYCIGKRPFSRRCLRCKYDESPTAGTAFDKLKFSKHIAFHILFKLSSRKKGISTVELSKEFSLRQKTCWAFKWKIQQAMQSSGRYPLTGEVHVDEFVIGGPEEQKRGRSHGSKKIVIMALEIVEKGVGRAYAQVLDDYSSKSFIPFFEKHISKDAVIKTDEWTGYKPLKKDYPNLKQIPSLSGKGFPDVHIHIMNIKGWLRGIHHHCSKEHLQGYLDEYHFRFNRRNSEGVLFNTLIKRMVNKSANRLNQYKGKAP, from the coding sequence ATGAATGAACACTTAGATTTTGATAGTTTGAATTCCATTGAGTTTTTTCAGCGTTTCCCGGATGAAGCAACTTGCTATGAATATCTTAGCATTGCTAAATGGCATAGTTCAGGTTTCATATGCAGGAAGTGTGGGCATAACAAATACTGTATAGGTAAACGTCCATTCTCTAGAAGATGCCTGAGATGCAAGTATGATGAAAGCCCGACAGCCGGAACAGCATTCGATAAGCTTAAGTTTTCAAAACACATTGCTTTTCATATATTATTCAAGTTATCTTCCAGGAAAAAGGGAATATCAACAGTGGAGCTATCGAAGGAGTTTAGTCTCAGACAAAAAACATGTTGGGCGTTCAAATGGAAAATCCAGCAGGCAATGCAAAGTAGTGGCAGATACCCTTTAACCGGGGAAGTCCATGTTGACGAGTTTGTAATTGGTGGCCCGGAGGAACAGAAAAGAGGCCGTTCCCATGGCAGCAAAAAGATTGTTATCATGGCACTTGAGATAGTCGAAAAAGGCGTAGGAAGGGCTTATGCACAAGTATTGGATGATTACTCATCAAAATCGTTTATCCCTTTTTTCGAAAAACATATATCCAAAGATGCTGTTATTAAGACTGATGAATGGACGGGATATAAGCCACTGAAAAAAGACTACCCTAACCTTAAGCAGATACCTTCACTTTCAGGCAAAGGCTTCCCTGATGTCCATATCCACATTATGAATATCAAAGGATGGTTAAGAGGGATACATCACCATTGCAGCAAAGAACACTTGCAAGGTTATCTGGATGAGTATCATTTTAGGTTTAACCGAAGAAATTCTGAAGGGGTATTGTTCAACACCCTTATAAAAAGAATGGTCAATAAATCTGCTAACCGCTTAAACCAATATAAAGGGAAGGCGCCCTAA
- a CDS encoding IS3 family transposase, which yields MKELRSFISDSEMLSIRKQCELIDMNRSIYYYKPCAEKPENLHYMRLMDEFWLKHPTYGVLQMQDFLKGKGYSVNHKRVRRLLRKMGIMAIYPKKNLSKLGHASYIRPYLLRNLTIERPNQAWAIDITYIPMEKGFMYLTAIIDLYSRYVVGWDISNSLEATHSLEVLKKAIKTHGAPEIINSDQGSQFTSALWTNYLDNAEIKVSMDGKGRAIDNIFIERLWRTVKQDYVYLHPAQNGWELHQGLKDFFIRYNTKKTHQGIGRRIPLMVYQQCA from the coding sequence ATGAAAGAATTGAGAAGCTTTATTTCTGATAGTGAAATGTTAAGCATTCGAAAGCAATGTGAATTAATAGACATGAACCGCAGCATTTACTACTATAAACCTTGTGCAGAGAAGCCAGAAAACCTTCACTATATGCGCCTGATGGATGAGTTTTGGCTTAAGCATCCTACTTATGGAGTATTGCAAATGCAAGATTTTTTAAAAGGTAAAGGGTATAGTGTAAATCACAAGCGAGTACGTAGGCTTTTGCGTAAAATGGGGATAATGGCAATATATCCCAAAAAGAATTTAAGCAAGTTGGGTCATGCCAGTTATATTCGCCCCTATCTATTGCGCAACCTTACCATTGAGAGGCCCAATCAGGCTTGGGCCATTGACATAACCTACATCCCTATGGAAAAAGGGTTTATGTACCTGACGGCTATAATAGATTTGTATAGCCGGTATGTTGTAGGATGGGACATATCCAACAGCCTGGAGGCTACTCATTCATTAGAAGTGCTAAAGAAAGCTATAAAAACCCATGGTGCACCAGAGATTATTAACTCCGATCAAGGAAGTCAGTTTACCAGTGCTCTGTGGACAAACTACCTGGATAATGCTGAAATAAAAGTAAGTATGGATGGTAAAGGCAGAGCCATTGATAATATATTTATCGAACGCCTGTGGAGAACAGTTAAGCAGGATTATGTATACTTGCACCCAGCACAAAACGGCTGGGAACTGCATCAGGGTTTAAAAGATTTCTTTATCAGATACAACACAAAGAAAACACACCAGGGGATAGGACGCAGAATCCCTTTAATGGTTTATCAACAATGTGCGTAA
- a CDS encoding formylglycine-generating enzyme family protein has product MKNQLWIILLVLLSACSQPQAAQGTNLPHGDMEIQALIERTLGEMIFVKGGSFMMGDTKSTFVNVFGDEVYGYFHPMYADSRPAHKVTLDSYYMSRYEITFGEHDLFSKVTGRRPTMADDISEPWRGGPDHPAGVNWQGANDYCAWLGEQTGLPFALPTEAQWEYAARSRGKVVPFATDTGLIEPGVNYPEPLDWPLPVGQFPPNPLGFHDMSGNAYEWVSDWYDPEYYNKSPGINPQGPPTGEKKVYRGGGVGSSPGSSSTVIRGAGTFEREATASWGFRCVINTDQPLPVSADR; this is encoded by the coding sequence GTGAAGAATCAATTGTGGATCATACTCCTCGTTTTATTAAGCGCCTGCAGCCAGCCCCAGGCGGCTCAAGGGACGAATTTGCCCCATGGCGATATGGAAATTCAAGCGCTGATTGAGCGCACACTTGGCGAGATGATTTTCGTCAAAGGGGGCAGCTTTATGATGGGCGATACAAAAAGCACGTTTGTCAATGTTTTCGGAGATGAGGTTTATGGTTATTTCCATCCCATGTATGCAGACTCCCGCCCCGCCCACAAGGTCACCCTCGACAGCTACTACATGAGCCGCTACGAGATCACCTTTGGCGAGCACGATCTTTTTTCAAAGGTGACCGGCCGCAGACCAACGATGGCGGATGACATCAGTGAACCCTGGCGGGGCGGCCCCGATCACCCCGCGGGTGTGAACTGGCAGGGGGCCAACGATTACTGTGCCTGGCTCGGCGAGCAAACGGGTCTGCCTTTCGCGCTGCCCACCGAGGCGCAGTGGGAATACGCCGCGCGCAGTCGCGGCAAGGTGGTCCCGTTTGCCACGGATACGGGCCTGATCGAGCCGGGAGTCAATTACCCTGAGCCCCTCGATTGGCCTCTTCCCGTCGGGCAATTTCCGCCAAACCCTCTAGGTTTTCACGACATGAGCGGCAATGCTTATGAGTGGGTGTCCGACTGGTACGACCCGGAGTACTACAACAAATCCCCCGGAATCAATCCTCAGGGACCCCCCACTGGTGAAAAAAAGGTTTATCGGGGTGGCGGCGTGGGGAGTTCACCGGGCTCAAGCAGTACCGTGATCAGGGGTGC
- a CDS encoding IS4 family transposase, whose amino-acid sequence MNRIVADLLSCQNQIDSFFENQRIALLLRQSNILKQCGIAPVAVMRVIFCLAFTGKNLFRYLQAAGSGAEIGKDTVYRFLNSVHANWRKFLHLLSAAVIRTQILPLTAQETPKVFIVDDSLYSRDRSKKVELLARVHDHNQKRYYRGFRLLTLGWSDGSTYVPISFSLLSSANKKNRLTEMAAVDKRTNGFRRRAESLRKAPEMLKELLMQARNSGISADYLLFDSWFAFPSVIIGLLEQKQQVICMLKAMKTITYGYKGFDLTLDDLYKSVYKRRGRAKVLASALVELGKNAEGEAVMAKIVFVRDRSKKKWLALLSTDVELADEQIIALYKRRWDIEVFFKITKSYLNLAKEFQSRSYDALVAHTSIVFARYIMLALARRTSKDPRTLGSLFHAGCDELRQVSFAEALRLLLDQLEQLVKSFAETVAAPIMAMLAAFIAQIPDLLRRSLLLPTAKF is encoded by the coding sequence TTGAATCGTATTGTAGCAGATCTTCTTTCATGTCAGAACCAAATTGATTCGTTCTTTGAAAACCAGCGCATCGCACTACTCTTAAGGCAAAGCAATATTCTCAAGCAGTGCGGAATCGCCCCTGTGGCGGTGATGCGGGTCATCTTCTGTCTGGCCTTCACCGGAAAGAACCTTTTTCGCTATCTGCAAGCGGCCGGTTCGGGCGCCGAGATCGGCAAGGATACGGTCTATCGGTTTTTGAACTCGGTGCATGCCAACTGGCGTAAGTTTCTGCACTTGCTGAGCGCAGCCGTCATCCGCACGCAGATCCTGCCGCTCACCGCGCAAGAGACGCCCAAGGTTTTCATCGTCGATGACTCGCTCTACAGCCGCGATCGCAGTAAAAAAGTCGAACTGCTTGCGCGTGTCCACGACCATAACCAAAAGCGCTATTATCGCGGCTTTCGGCTGCTGACCCTGGGGTGGTCGGATGGCTCAACTTATGTGCCGATCTCGTTTTCACTGCTGAGTTCCGCAAATAAGAAAAACCGTCTGACCGAGATGGCCGCCGTTGACAAGCGTACCAACGGATTTAGGCGTCGGGCCGAGAGCCTGCGAAAGGCGCCCGAAATGCTCAAAGAGCTCCTCATGCAAGCACGCAACAGCGGCATCAGTGCTGACTACCTGCTCTTTGACAGCTGGTTTGCCTTTCCCTCGGTGATCATCGGATTACTTGAGCAAAAACAGCAGGTCATCTGCATGCTCAAGGCGATGAAGACCATCACTTACGGCTACAAGGGCTTCGATCTCACCCTGGATGATCTGTACAAAAGCGTGTACAAGCGCCGGGGGCGAGCTAAAGTTCTCGCCTCGGCTCTGGTTGAGTTGGGCAAAAATGCCGAGGGCGAAGCGGTCATGGCCAAAATCGTTTTTGTCAGAGATCGCAGCAAAAAGAAATGGCTGGCACTTCTCTCTACCGATGTTGAACTGGCCGATGAGCAAATCATCGCGCTTTATAAGCGCCGCTGGGATATCGAGGTGTTTTTTAAAATCACCAAGAGTTACCTCAACTTGGCCAAAGAGTTTCAGAGCCGCAGCTACGATGCGCTGGTCGCTCACACGAGCATCGTCTTTGCGCGCTACATCATGCTGGCGCTGGCGCGGCGCACCAGCAAAGATCCGCGTACCCTGGGCAGCTTGTTCCATGCCGGCTGTGATGAACTGCGCCAGGTGAGTTTCGCTGAAGCCTTGCGGCTTCTGTTGGATCAATTGGAGCAACTGGTCAAAAGCTTTGCCGAAACAGTGGCGGCGCCGATCATGGCCATGTTGGCGGCCTTTATAGCGCAAATACCGGACTTATTGCGGCGCTCGTTGCTACTTCCGACCGCTAAATTCTAA
- a CDS encoding IS1380 family transposase: protein MTFPRFNIEQSDSEFYTSQSGVALVGLAINRFTSLNSRVAKAAPCKGVATADVLRCYLGLLCQGKSDFEAIRPFFEDDAFFAAALGVNKVPSPETLRQRMDAVAEATMRIVDFCTVEFLKKAKAEFSTLETGHMPLDLDVFTQDNSNTKKEGASWTYRKFHGFAPIAAWLGLEGWCLEIEHRPGSQHAQEGFVPFLLRAIHKSRQLTEAPLLVRLDSAHDAMATLVALKQENVDFIVKWNPRGTDVPARAGEVFAHGKMIQQDKKGRIAIMTQTIERTYQDEDGEKQTIKLRRVLRATERYFEKDGTELLVPDIEIEGWWTSLSVAKDKVIELYKGHALCEQYHSELKSDMGLERLPSGKFATNTLVMHCAGLAYNILRAVGQVGLMSGKQRRRAKQRRRLKTVIQDLVYFAGRFIRHAHTLTLRFSRHAHDQYDAFSRTYRRFAYG, encoded by the coding sequence GTGACTTTTCCGCGGTTCAACATCGAGCAGTCCGACAGCGAATTCTACACCTCCCAGTCCGGCGTGGCCCTGGTCGGCCTGGCGATCAACAGGTTCACGTCGTTGAACTCGCGGGTCGCCAAGGCGGCGCCCTGCAAGGGTGTTGCCACGGCCGATGTGCTGCGTTGTTATCTCGGCCTGCTCTGCCAGGGAAAGAGCGACTTCGAGGCGATCCGGCCCTTTTTCGAGGATGACGCGTTCTTCGCTGCGGCCTTGGGTGTCAACAAGGTCCCGTCCCCGGAGACCCTGCGTCAACGAATGGATGCCGTGGCCGAGGCGACCATGCGCATTGTCGACTTCTGCACGGTGGAGTTTCTCAAAAAAGCCAAGGCCGAATTCTCGACGCTTGAGACCGGGCACATGCCGCTGGACCTGGATGTCTTCACCCAGGACAACTCCAACACCAAGAAAGAGGGGGCCTCCTGGACCTATCGCAAGTTCCACGGCTTCGCCCCGATTGCGGCCTGGCTGGGGCTGGAGGGCTGGTGTCTGGAAATCGAGCATCGTCCCGGTTCCCAACATGCCCAGGAGGGGTTTGTCCCCTTTTTGCTGCGGGCGATCCATAAGAGCCGGCAGTTGACCGAGGCTCCCCTGCTGGTGCGGCTGGACAGCGCCCACGATGCCATGGCGACTCTGGTGGCCCTCAAGCAAGAGAACGTCGACTTCATCGTCAAGTGGAATCCCCGGGGGACCGACGTGCCGGCCAGAGCCGGCGAGGTCTTTGCCCACGGCAAGATGATCCAGCAGGACAAAAAAGGCCGGATCGCCATCATGACGCAAACCATCGAACGCACCTACCAGGACGAGGATGGTGAGAAGCAGACCATCAAGCTGCGGCGCGTGTTGCGGGCCACGGAGCGCTATTTCGAAAAAGACGGCACCGAGCTGCTGGTCCCGGACATTGAAATCGAAGGCTGGTGGACCAGCCTGTCGGTTGCCAAGGACAAGGTGATTGAACTCTACAAGGGACATGCGCTGTGCGAGCAGTACCATTCCGAACTCAAGAGCGATATGGGCCTTGAGCGACTGCCGTCAGGCAAGTTCGCCACCAACACTCTGGTCATGCACTGTGCCGGGCTGGCCTACAACATTCTGCGCGCCGTGGGCCAGGTCGGCCTGATGAGCGGCAAGCAGCGTCGGCGGGCCAAACAGCGCCGCCGGCTCAAGACGGTGATTCAGGATCTGGTCTACTTCGCCGGGCGTTTCATCCGTCACGCGCACACCCTGACGTTGCGCTTCAGTCGGCATGCCCATGATCAGTATGACGCCTTCAGCAGAACCTACCGACGGTTCGCTTATGGTTGA
- a CDS encoding transposase: MKKTRRKFSSAFKTQVVLEAIKERESLSELSTRFEVHPNVISNWKREFLSKASNVFERTSKEPENEKEKQELYAKIGQLEMEKEWLKKISRRAGL, encoded by the coding sequence ATGAAAAAAACGAGAAGAAAATTCAGTTCAGCTTTTAAAACTCAGGTAGTTTTAGAGGCAATCAAAGAGCGAGAAAGTTTATCGGAGCTATCAACACGCTTTGAGGTTCACCCAAATGTTATATCGAATTGGAAAAGAGAATTTCTCTCCAAGGCTTCCAATGTGTTTGAGCGCACGTCAAAAGAACCGGAGAACGAGAAAGAAAAGCAAGAACTCTATGCCAAAATTGGGCAGTTAGAGATGGAAAAGGAATGGCTAAAAAAAATTTCAAGAAGGGCCGGTCTATGA
- a CDS encoding IS701 family transposase — translation MDTKGYGHIPNALFDAITFLAQALPKRSVPTFLELLFGAMLTQNGFVTEAWLAIKPRRHWSSYFKWLQKGRWSWVALGLQTARLALQRTDARRCFVAIDDTLIFRGSRKAPESRIHHQHGRKANRPDYVRGQNWVSLALVLPQGWRSLALPVLSRLPRATGNGGKLVAAKTLLRVARRVFRERLVTLLVDSWYMRKSLLLPAQAMGYKVIGQVRKDTALYLPPPPHDGKRGRPRKYGDKLTQARVDQLPVVTQRIFLYNGWKTLHYRSCEALAYFLNGQRVRVVWSQIENEDGTLRQTRLILCTDLSLSATRILLAYNRRWSIEDLFNQLKNRWGWKDAWQQSRQVLHRWTQILSTSYALPQLLAQMNSEEVKTLASMSPWRHKQPVTAGRVRQGLQRIFAHVDIRSHWNPKTGKFMAQNQASRPGRPPNQRKAA, via the coding sequence ATGGACACCAAGGGATACGGCCATATCCCCAATGCCCTGTTCGACGCTATCACATTTTTGGCTCAGGCGCTGCCCAAACGTTCGGTTCCGACCTTTCTGGAGTTGCTCTTCGGTGCGATGCTCACCCAGAACGGGTTTGTCACCGAGGCCTGGCTGGCGATCAAGCCGCGGCGCCATTGGAGCAGTTATTTCAAATGGCTCCAGAAGGGGCGCTGGTCCTGGGTGGCCCTCGGGCTGCAAACGGCCCGCCTAGCTCTGCAGCGCACCGATGCCCGGCGCTGCTTTGTCGCCATTGACGATACGCTGATCTTTCGCGGTTCTCGCAAGGCGCCCGAGTCACGCATTCACCACCAGCATGGCCGCAAAGCCAACCGCCCCGATTATGTCCGGGGCCAAAACTGGGTGAGCCTGGCATTGGTGCTGCCGCAGGGTTGGCGATCCCTGGCGCTGCCGGTTCTCTCGCGCCTGCCCAGAGCCACCGGCAACGGCGGCAAACTGGTGGCGGCCAAGACCTTGTTGCGGGTGGCTCGGCGGGTGTTCCGGGAGCGCCTGGTGACGCTTTTGGTCGACTCCTGGTACATGCGCAAGTCCCTGCTGCTTCCAGCCCAAGCCATGGGCTACAAAGTCATCGGCCAGGTGCGTAAGGATACGGCACTTTATCTGCCGCCACCGCCTCACGACGGTAAGCGCGGGCGGCCGAGAAAGTATGGCGACAAGTTGACGCAGGCGCGTGTCGATCAACTGCCGGTAGTGACCCAAAGGATCTTTCTCTACAACGGTTGGAAGACGTTGCACTATCGCAGTTGCGAGGCCCTGGCCTATTTCCTCAATGGACAACGCGTCCGGGTCGTCTGGTCACAGATCGAGAACGAGGACGGAACCTTGCGTCAAACCCGCCTGATCCTGTGCACCGACCTGAGCTTGTCGGCAACGCGTATTCTGTTGGCCTACAACCGCCGCTGGTCCATCGAAGATCTGTTCAACCAGCTCAAAAACCGCTGGGGCTGGAAGGACGCCTGGCAGCAGAGCCGTCAGGTGTTGCACCGCTGGACGCAGATTCTCTCGACCAGCTATGCGCTGCCGCAGTTGCTGGCGCAGATGAACAGCGAGGAGGTGAAAACCCTGGCCTCCATGTCGCCTTGGCGGCATAAGCAACCCGTGACGGCAGGGCGTGTGCGCCAAGGGCTGCAACGGATTTTTGCCCATGTCGATATCCGCAGCCACTGGAACCCGAAAACGGGAAAATTCATGGCCCAAAATCAGGCAAGCAGGCCGGGGCGACCACCGAATCAACGCAAAGCGGCTTAA
- a CDS encoding DDE-type integrase/transposase/recombinase has translation MTDKEREEVALFRFGVISDLVGATRLEHGERSRRIKEKAQARWNIPHSARTRICDNTIRRWVAIYEKSGRQLDSLKPAPRSDLGRTRQVDEDTVLSLARLRKAKPLLPVAQLIDEMEKKGLVSPGYTLRLSTAYRVLKNAGLSGRPGSDPVDRRRFEAEFPNDIWQADVMHGPQVVVEGKKRKSYLIAFLDDHSRLITQGRFTLSENLAGFLSVFREALTCRGLPRKLYVDNGSAFRSRHLEKVCACLGIAITHTPPYTPQGRGKIERFFRTVRSQLLGTFAGQTLEELNLAPESVSLQS, from the coding sequence ATGACAGACAAAGAACGGGAAGAGGTGGCCCTGTTTCGCTTCGGGGTGATCAGCGATCTGGTGGGTGCAACCCGCCTGGAGCATGGCGAACGGAGCCGCAGGATCAAAGAGAAGGCGCAAGCGCGCTGGAACATCCCCCATTCGGCGCGCACCCGGATCTGCGACAACACCATCCGTCGCTGGGTGGCCATCTACGAGAAGAGCGGCCGGCAGCTCGATTCTCTCAAGCCTGCGCCACGCAGCGACCTCGGCCGCACCCGCCAGGTGGATGAGGACACGGTCCTTTCCCTGGCGCGCTTGCGCAAGGCCAAGCCGCTGTTGCCGGTGGCGCAGCTGATCGATGAGATGGAGAAAAAGGGGCTGGTCTCACCCGGCTACACCCTGAGGTTGTCCACCGCCTACCGGGTGCTGAAAAACGCCGGTCTTTCGGGGCGGCCCGGCAGCGATCCGGTCGACCGGCGCCGCTTCGAGGCGGAGTTCCCCAACGACATCTGGCAGGCGGATGTGATGCACGGGCCGCAGGTGGTGGTCGAGGGCAAGAAACGCAAGAGCTACCTGATCGCCTTTCTGGATGACCACTCCCGGCTGATCACCCAGGGTCGCTTTACCCTGTCGGAGAACCTGGCCGGCTTTCTGTCGGTCTTCCGGGAGGCGCTGACCTGCCGGGGGCTGCCACGCAAGCTGTATGTCGACAACGGCTCCGCCTTCCGCAGCCGTCACCTGGAGAAGGTCTGCGCCTGCCTAGGGATCGCCATCACTCACACGCCCCCCTATACCCCGCAGGGGCGTGGCAAGATCGAGCGCTTCTTCCGCACCGTCAGAAGCCAGCTGCTCGGCACCTTTGCCGGGCAGACCCTGGAGGAGCTCAACCTGGCTCCTGAATCCGTGAGCTTGCAATCGTAA